In Streptomyces sp. NBC_00448, the following are encoded in one genomic region:
- a CDS encoding DUF4307 domain-containing protein — MTAVQPGPAPALPEGRYGGGPDADARKDRALRRAAVVLGALLAVGIGYFAWHSLTGNKISAQVVSFKAVTAHSLQIHLEVHKGAGTVAICTVRSQDTDHNEVGRKDVRITQHAKDVDTIVTLRTTALGTTGELVGCQTAKNS, encoded by the coding sequence ATGACGGCCGTGCAGCCTGGCCCGGCACCCGCGCTGCCCGAAGGGCGTTACGGCGGCGGCCCGGACGCGGACGCCCGCAAGGACCGCGCCCTGCGCAGGGCCGCGGTCGTGCTGGGCGCGCTCCTGGCGGTCGGCATCGGCTACTTCGCCTGGCACTCGCTGACCGGGAACAAGATCAGCGCGCAGGTCGTCTCGTTCAAGGCGGTGACCGCCCACTCCCTGCAGATCCACCTCGAAGTCCACAAGGGCGCCGGCACCGTCGCGATCTGCACGGTCCGCTCCCAGGACACCGACCACAACGAGGTCGGCCGCAAGGACGTACGGATCACGCAGCACGCCAAGGACGTCGACACGATCGTGACGCTCCGCACCACGGCGCTGGGCACCACCGGCGAACTCGTGGGCTGCCAGACCGCGAAGAACAGCTGA
- the mca gene encoding mycothiol conjugate amidase Mca yields the protein MTDQLRLMAVHAHPDDESSKGAATMAKYVSEGVDVLVATCTGGERGSVLNPKLQGDAYIEEHIHEVRAKEMDEARQILGVKQAWLGYVDSGLPEGDPLPPLPEGCFGLEDVDTAAGALVKLIREFRPQVITTYDENGGYPHPDHIMTHKISVVAFEAAGDPERYPEAGEPWTPSKLYYNQGFNKARTLALHEALLARGLESPYADWIKRFEESDRPERNLTTHVPCGDFFEIRDKALLAHATQIDPDGGWFRVPMDVQREVWPTEDYELARSRVDVSLPEDDLFAGVRGA from the coding sequence TTGACCGATCAGCTTCGACTGATGGCCGTGCACGCCCACCCCGACGACGAGTCGAGCAAGGGTGCGGCCACCATGGCCAAGTACGTGTCAGAGGGGGTCGACGTGCTGGTGGCGACGTGCACCGGCGGCGAGCGCGGCTCCGTGCTCAACCCCAAGCTCCAGGGCGACGCCTATATCGAGGAGCACATCCACGAGGTCCGGGCCAAGGAGATGGACGAGGCCCGGCAGATCCTCGGCGTGAAGCAGGCGTGGCTCGGCTACGTGGACTCGGGGCTGCCCGAGGGCGACCCGCTGCCGCCGCTGCCCGAGGGCTGCTTCGGCCTGGAGGACGTGGACACCGCGGCCGGCGCGCTGGTGAAACTCATCCGCGAGTTCCGGCCGCAGGTGATCACCACCTACGACGAGAACGGCGGTTACCCGCACCCCGACCACATCATGACCCACAAGATCTCGGTGGTGGCGTTCGAGGCGGCGGGGGACCCCGAGCGCTACCCCGAGGCGGGCGAGCCCTGGACCCCCTCGAAGCTCTACTACAACCAGGGCTTCAACAAGGCCCGCACGCTCGCCCTGCACGAGGCGCTGCTCGCCCGCGGACTGGAGTCCCCGTACGCGGACTGGATCAAGCGGTTCGAGGAGTCCGACCGGCCCGAGCGCAACCTGACCACCCACGTGCCGTGCGGCGACTTCTTCGAGATCCGCGACAAGGCGCTGCTCGCCCACGCCACCCAGATCGACCCCGACGGCGGCTGGTTCCGGGTCCCGATGGACGTCCAGCGCGAGGTCTGGCCCACCGAGGACTACGAACTCGCCCGCTCCCGGGTGGACGTCTCCCTGCCCGAGGACGACCTGTTCGCGGGCGTTCGCGGGGCCTGA
- the ilvA gene encoding threonine ammonia-lyase, producing MDNNRLRSITLDDVRGAHKMLSGVARITAMETSRHLSSLVGAPVHLKCENLQRTGSFKIRGAYVRIAGLRPEERAAGVVAASAGNHAQGVALAASLLGVRSTVFMPMGAPLPKVAATRDYGAEVRLHGTVVDETLRAAIAYAERTGAVFIHPFDHPDIIAGQGTVGLEVLEQCPEVRTVVVGVGGGGLVAGMAVAIKALRPDVRVVGVQAAGAAAYPPSLAAGRPIALGSVATMADGIMVGRPGDVPFALVKELVDDVVTVSEDDLSSALLLCLERAKLVVEPAGASSVAALLAAPRSFEGPVVAVLSGGNVDPLLMQRILRHGMSAAGRYLSLRLRLTDRPGALAGLLSTLSEADANVLDISHMRTDPRLGLTEAEVEVHLETKGPEHRAVVATALEDAGYRVIG from the coding sequence ATGGACAACAATCGGCTCCGGTCGATCACCCTGGATGACGTGCGCGGAGCCCACAAGATGCTCTCCGGGGTCGCCCGGATCACCGCGATGGAGACCTCCCGCCACTTGTCGTCGCTGGTCGGGGCGCCGGTGCATCTCAAGTGCGAGAACCTCCAGCGCACCGGGTCGTTCAAGATCCGCGGCGCGTACGTGCGGATCGCCGGGCTGCGCCCGGAGGAGCGCGCGGCCGGCGTGGTGGCCGCCAGCGCCGGCAACCACGCGCAGGGCGTCGCGCTCGCCGCGTCGCTGCTCGGCGTGCGCTCGACGGTGTTCATGCCCATGGGCGCCCCGCTGCCCAAGGTGGCCGCGACCCGCGACTACGGCGCCGAGGTCCGGCTGCACGGCACGGTCGTCGACGAGACGCTGCGGGCGGCGATCGCGTACGCGGAGCGGACCGGCGCGGTGTTCATCCACCCCTTCGACCACCCGGACATCATCGCCGGGCAGGGCACGGTGGGCCTGGAGGTGCTGGAACAGTGCCCCGAGGTGCGGACCGTGGTGGTCGGCGTCGGCGGCGGCGGGCTGGTGGCGGGGATGGCGGTGGCGATCAAGGCGCTGCGGCCGGATGTGCGGGTCGTCGGGGTGCAGGCGGCGGGCGCGGCGGCGTATCCGCCCTCGCTCGCGGCGGGGCGGCCGATAGCGCTGGGCTCGGTGGCGACCATGGCGGACGGCATCATGGTCGGCCGGCCGGGCGACGTGCCGTTCGCGCTGGTCAAGGAGCTGGTCGACGACGTGGTGACGGTCTCCGAGGACGACCTGTCGTCGGCGCTGCTGCTGTGTCTGGAGCGGGCGAAGCTGGTGGTGGAGCCGGCCGGGGCCAGTTCGGTGGCGGCGCTGCTGGCGGCGCCGCGGTCCTTCGAGGGCCCGGTGGTGGCGGTGCTGTCGGGCGGGAACGTGGACCCGTTGCTGATGCAGCGCATCCTGCGGCACGGCATGTCGGCGGCCGGCCGCTACCTGTCGCTGCGGCTGCGGCTCACCGACCGCCCGGGCGCGCTGGCCGGGCTGTTGAGCACATTGTCAGAGGCGGATGCCAATGTGCTCGACATCAGCCATATGCGCACCGACCCGCGGCTCGGCCTCACCGAGGCGGAGGTCGAGGTGCACCTGGAGACGAAGGGGCCCGAGCACCGCGCGGTGGTCGCGACGGCCCTGGAGGACGCCGGTTACCGGGTGATCGGCTGA
- a CDS encoding ATP-binding cassette domain-containing protein: MAGAIYAEGLVKTFGDVRALGGVDLDVPEGTVLGLLGPNGAGKTTAVRVLTTLLRPDSGKAVVAGIDVLKHPNEVRRHIGLSGQFAAVDEYLTGRENLQMVAQLYQLDAKRAKARADELLERFNLADAANRVSKTYSGGMRRRLDLAAALVVSPPVMFMDEPTTGLDPRNRQQLWEVIQELVAGGTTLLLTTQYLEEADHLAHDICVIDHGLVIARGTSDQLKAQTGGERIEVVAHDQGRIEDTVAVLVRHGKGGRDAVTVEQHTRKVTVPVAGGAKLLAEVIRDLDAESIEIDDIGLRRPTLDDVFLSLTGHTAEESEAQAAEAADRAGSDSGSDSGSGSGSGDDQQAASAKESTK, translated from the coding sequence ATGGCGGGCGCCATCTACGCCGAAGGTCTGGTCAAGACCTTCGGAGACGTCAGAGCACTGGGGGGAGTGGATCTCGACGTGCCGGAAGGCACCGTCCTCGGCCTGCTCGGGCCCAACGGCGCGGGGAAGACCACCGCCGTCCGTGTCCTGACCACCCTGCTCCGCCCCGACAGCGGCAAGGCCGTCGTCGCGGGCATCGACGTGCTCAAGCACCCGAACGAGGTCCGCCGGCACATCGGGCTGTCCGGCCAGTTCGCGGCCGTCGACGAGTACCTCACCGGCCGCGAGAACCTGCAGATGGTCGCGCAGCTCTACCAGCTCGACGCGAAGCGGGCCAAGGCGCGCGCCGACGAACTGCTGGAGCGGTTCAACCTCGCCGACGCCGCCAACCGCGTCTCCAAGACCTACTCCGGCGGTATGCGCCGCCGGCTCGACCTGGCCGCCGCCCTCGTGGTCAGCCCGCCGGTGATGTTCATGGACGAACCCACCACCGGGCTCGACCCGCGCAACCGGCAGCAGTTGTGGGAGGTCATCCAGGAACTGGTGGCCGGCGGCACCACCTTGCTGCTCACCACGCAGTACCTGGAGGAGGCCGACCACCTCGCGCACGACATCTGCGTCATCGACCACGGTCTGGTGATCGCCCGCGGCACCTCCGACCAGCTCAAGGCGCAGACCGGCGGCGAGCGGATCGAGGTCGTCGCCCACGACCAGGGCCGGATCGAGGACACCGTGGCCGTGCTGGTCCGGCACGGCAAGGGCGGCCGGGACGCCGTCACCGTCGAGCAGCACACCCGCAAGGTCACCGTGCCGGTCGCCGGCGGCGCCAAGCTGCTGGCCGAGGTGATCCGCGACCTCGACGCCGAGAGCATCGAGATCGACGACATCGGGCTGCGCCGCCCCACCCTCGACGACGTGTTCCTCTCCCTCACCGGGCACACCGCCGAGGAGTCCGAGGCGCAGGCCGCGGAGGCCGCCGACCGTGCCGGCTCCGACTCCGGCTCCGACTCCGGTTCGGGTTCCGGCTCCGGTGACGACCAGCAGGCCGCTTCGGCGAAGGAGAGCACGAAATGA
- a CDS encoding sigma factor-like helix-turn-helix DNA-binding protein, translating into MGTPGSTPGRTPGRQRRAAAGTRRDAEFAAFVAGAGGRLLHSALLLTGDRADAERLLTDALARLYADWQHLLDGDDPYDRARSELFVRYAYRPWRRLRGGALDGLSARERLIITMRYFEGIGEEQTAALLGMGVERVGEIAAHSGARLRSRPARVGPRAARSRTASAVGR; encoded by the coding sequence GTGGGGACTCCAGGGAGCACTCCAGGACGCACTCCAGGGCGTCAGCGCCGGGCGGCCGCGGGGACCCGCCGGGACGCGGAGTTCGCGGCGTTCGTCGCGGGCGCGGGCGGACGGCTGCTGCACTCCGCCCTTCTCCTCACCGGCGACCGGGCCGACGCCGAGCGGCTGCTCACCGATGCGCTCGCCCGCCTCTACGCGGACTGGCAGCACCTGCTCGACGGCGACGACCCCTACGACCGGGCGCGCAGCGAGCTGTTCGTGCGGTACGCCTACCGGCCCTGGCGCCGCCTCCGCGGCGGCGCCCTCGACGGGCTCTCCGCGCGCGAGCGGCTCATCATCACCATGCGGTACTTCGAGGGGATCGGGGAGGAGCAGACCGCGGCGCTGCTCGGGATGGGGGTCGAACGGGTCGGCGAGATCGCCGCGCACAGCGGGGCGAGGCTGCGCAGCCGGCCGGCCCGGGTCGGCCCCCGGGCCGCGCGGTCCCGTACGGCCTCGGCGGTCGGACGGTGA
- a CDS encoding tetratricopeptide repeat protein, producing MAESRIALRAADRAEVERLLRRTVAERGAGAGSPAGDTRALLARGRKQLDDLAGAAPEEYTAYRKALREGRAASNVSAMAPGSVPGLAAIVAALVAFGLDLGHGLSAGAAVITGLATGAATFCVAALRTLRAHQALPAGAAQARSAWLAAVEQRGIRPFVLDVRPAAPGSASGAGAPPVARQRTAAPEPSRATAPPPTRGAAPAPASPAPPAPLPPPVPERAAATKARRGGDRSAAARARAVLEQSFGQLPETEGPFAGRRGHLAQIAQWVHQARASTAVRPTVVVLHGPAGGGRSALAVRAARELKDQFKGACVVDLRGAGAAPLPVRDALLHLLNRLGAPRDQLLFRERPERQDQGQHMHRLAEQYQQHLTGVPVVIVLDDAADAEQIRQLVPERSESLVLVTSAESFDPDLPGAVVHHLPVGPLNLDDTFELLGEIADAAGTDTAPPEQAERLRELTAGLPIALRIAASGLAEHGGAAGLADDIEVFGPRDPVDRVLALRYHDQPEPGRRLLRRLALAGRASFGAAAAAALLATDEQEAGRRLAELAAAGLLENVRGSRYRPHDLVRAFAAERLLDEEDPVERAAAHERLIRSYADLADTVIRLVEGKTSTRAGRFGPHGFASLELALRWLDEESSFITAALRDTAGVDQSAVQALLGALCDYCLLRGDLYRLGEISEMAQAQQAAGLRSGTEGDRSVLVRSVQWRTGIAARQLGELDRSKSTLSAVVDLYFEAEHPAGAARALDSLGITLHHQGNLREAELRLREAVDIQAAPGLEEDRAWTLHALAAVLRDMGQVGQALGLLQESLALHRENESVQGEAWAHLQLGQVYLRLGRLAEGEEELRAAGRSYALARDPRGTAWTLTQQARARLMRGEAREAARDLDEAVQRHRTSEDARGEAWTLYYLGHALEESGDTDAALRTLERSRSMFSRMRDVYGLACARHHSARVTRDQRAARTGNLRNSGFARQLLQDARQDFRRIGVEHGEAWSCVELAVIDAGNGRLLEALTLLDEAAELFASLGDRRGHDWAVFLRATVLPLLPPDPAGPDGTTRAREELQALLAESFPERDPDLTEYAEAHLLLLARGSIVPGSPWDAWRLGMTPTRSARMVMAVPT from the coding sequence GTGGCGGAGTCGCGGATCGCGTTGCGGGCGGCGGACCGGGCCGAGGTGGAGCGGCTGCTGCGCCGAACGGTGGCCGAGCGGGGCGCCGGCGCCGGGAGCCCCGCGGGCGATACGCGGGCGCTGCTGGCGCGCGGCCGAAAGCAGTTGGACGACCTTGCGGGTGCCGCTCCCGAGGAGTACACCGCCTACCGCAAGGCGCTGCGCGAGGGCCGGGCCGCCTCCAACGTCTCGGCGATGGCACCCGGTTCGGTGCCAGGACTCGCCGCGATCGTGGCCGCGCTGGTCGCCTTCGGCCTCGACCTCGGGCACGGGCTGTCGGCCGGCGCCGCCGTGATCACCGGCCTCGCCACCGGGGCCGCGACCTTCTGCGTGGCGGCGCTGCGCACCCTCCGGGCGCACCAGGCGCTGCCCGCCGGCGCCGCGCAGGCCAGGTCGGCGTGGCTGGCGGCGGTGGAGCAGCGCGGGATAAGGCCGTTCGTGCTGGACGTCCGGCCGGCCGCACCGGGCTCCGCATCCGGCGCGGGCGCCCCACCGGTCGCCAGGCAGCGCACCGCCGCGCCCGAGCCGTCGCGCGCGACCGCGCCGCCGCCCACCCGCGGGGCCGCGCCCGCACCCGCTTCCCCGGCCCCGCCCGCACCGTTGCCGCCCCCCGTACCGGAGCGGGCCGCGGCCACCAAGGCGCGGCGCGGCGGGGACCGCAGCGCCGCCGCCCGGGCCCGGGCGGTCCTGGAGCAGTCGTTCGGCCAACTTCCGGAGACCGAGGGGCCGTTCGCCGGGCGGCGCGGCCACCTCGCCCAGATCGCGCAGTGGGTGCACCAGGCCCGTGCGTCAACTGCCGTACGCCCCACGGTCGTGGTCCTGCACGGCCCGGCCGGCGGTGGCCGCAGCGCCCTCGCGGTGCGCGCGGCAAGGGAGTTGAAGGACCAGTTCAAGGGCGCGTGCGTGGTGGACCTGCGCGGCGCGGGCGCCGCGCCGCTGCCGGTCAGGGACGCGCTGCTGCACCTGCTCAACCGGCTCGGCGCGCCCCGCGACCAACTCCTCTTCCGGGAGCGGCCGGAGCGGCAGGACCAGGGCCAGCACATGCACCGCCTCGCCGAGCAGTACCAGCAGCACCTGACCGGCGTGCCGGTGGTGATCGTGCTGGACGACGCGGCCGACGCCGAGCAGATCCGGCAGCTGGTGCCGGAGCGCTCCGAGAGCCTGGTGCTGGTCACCTCCGCCGAGTCGTTCGACCCGGATCTGCCGGGCGCGGTCGTGCACCACCTGCCGGTCGGCCCGTTGAACCTCGACGACACCTTCGAACTGCTCGGCGAGATCGCCGACGCGGCCGGCACCGACACCGCGCCGCCCGAACAGGCCGAGCGGCTGCGCGAGTTGACCGCGGGCCTGCCGATCGCGCTGCGGATCGCGGCCTCCGGGCTCGCCGAGCACGGCGGCGCGGCCGGACTGGCCGACGACATCGAGGTGTTCGGGCCACGCGACCCGGTCGACCGGGTGCTCGCGCTGCGCTACCACGACCAGCCCGAGCCGGGCCGCCGCCTGCTGCGCCGCCTCGCACTCGCCGGGCGGGCCAGTTTCGGGGCGGCCGCGGCCGCGGCACTGCTGGCCACCGACGAGCAGGAGGCCGGCCGCCGGCTGGCCGAACTGGCCGCCGCCGGACTGCTGGAGAACGTCCGCGGCAGCCGCTACCGGCCGCACGACCTGGTCCGGGCCTTCGCCGCGGAGCGGCTGCTCGACGAGGAGGACCCGGTCGAGCGGGCCGCCGCCCACGAACGGCTGATCCGCTCCTACGCCGACCTGGCCGACACCGTGATCCGGCTGGTCGAGGGGAAGACCTCGACCCGGGCCGGCCGGTTCGGGCCGCACGGCTTCGCCTCCCTCGAACTCGCGCTGCGCTGGCTGGACGAGGAGTCCTCGTTCATCACCGCCGCGCTGCGCGACACCGCGGGCGTGGACCAGTCCGCCGTGCAGGCGCTGCTGGGCGCGCTGTGCGACTACTGCCTGCTGCGCGGCGACCTGTACCGGCTGGGCGAGATCAGCGAGATGGCCCAGGCGCAGCAGGCCGCGGGGCTGCGCTCGGGCACCGAGGGCGACCGTTCGGTGCTGGTGCGGTCGGTGCAGTGGCGGACCGGTATCGCGGCCCGGCAACTCGGCGAGCTGGACCGTTCGAAGTCCACCCTCAGCGCGGTGGTGGACCTGTACTTCGAGGCCGAGCACCCGGCCGGCGCCGCCCGCGCGCTGGACAGCCTCGGCATCACCCTGCACCACCAGGGCAACCTGCGGGAGGCCGAACTGCGGCTGCGCGAGGCCGTCGACATCCAGGCCGCGCCCGGGCTGGAGGAGGACCGGGCCTGGACGCTGCACGCGCTCGCCGCGGTGCTGCGGGACATGGGCCAGGTCGGGCAGGCGCTCGGGCTGCTCCAGGAGTCGCTGGCGCTGCACCGGGAGAACGAGAGCGTGCAGGGCGAGGCCTGGGCGCACCTCCAACTCGGCCAGGTCTACCTGCGGTTGGGCCGGCTGGCGGAGGGCGAGGAGGAACTGCGCGCGGCCGGGCGGTCGTACGCCCTGGCCCGTGACCCGCGCGGCACCGCGTGGACGCTCACCCAGCAGGCCCGTGCGCGGCTGATGCGGGGCGAGGCGCGGGAGGCCGCCCGCGACCTGGACGAGGCGGTGCAGCGGCACCGGACCAGTGAGGACGCCCGCGGCGAGGCGTGGACGCTGTACTACCTCGGGCACGCGCTGGAGGAGAGCGGCGACACCGACGCGGCGCTGCGCACCCTGGAGCGGTCGCGCAGCATGTTCTCCCGGATGCGGGACGTCTACGGGCTGGCCTGCGCCCGGCACCACTCCGCGCGGGTGACCCGGGACCAGCGGGCGGCCCGCACCGGGAACCTGCGCAACAGCGGGTTCGCCCGGCAGCTGCTCCAGGACGCCCGGCAGGACTTCCGGCGGATCGGGGTGGAGCACGGCGAGGCGTGGTCGTGCGTGGAGCTGGCGGTGATCGACGCGGGGAACGGGCGGCTGCTGGAGGCGCTGACGCTGCTGGACGAGGCGGCGGAGCTCTTCGCCTCGCTCGGGGACCGGCGCGGCCACGACTGGGCGGTCTTCCTGCGGGCCACGGTGCTGCCGCTGCTGCCGCCGGACCCGGCCGGGCCCGACGGCACCACCCGGGCCCGTGAGGAGCTCCAGGCGCTGCTGGCCGAGTCCTTCCCCGAGCGCGACCCCGATCTCACGGAGTACGCCGAGGCACACCTGCTGCTGCTCGCCCGCGGTTCCATCGTCCCCGGGTCGCCCTGGGACGCGTGGAGGCTGGGCATGACCCCGACGAGGTCTGCCCGGATGGTGATGGCGGTCCCGACGTAG
- a CDS encoding ABC transporter permease, with product MSAVTGTPETPHATLAPTPRGGVLGSLHDSLVVAKRNLLRMMRIPEVVIFGLFQPIMFVVLFSYVFGGSVAVGGSSNASDYRNFLMAGIFAQTVTFATAGAGAGIADDMHKGLIDRFRSLPMSRGAVLTGRTLADLVQTALTVVVLACVGLLVGWRIHNGVPKMFGAFALLLLLGYAFSWIGALIGLSVRTPEAATSGGLVWLFPVTFVSNAFVSPENMTPWLRHIAEWNPFSATVQASRTLFGNPGVVKSSAWPMEHPVWASLAWSVVIVAIFRTLAVRKYRSAAS from the coding sequence ATGAGCGCCGTCACCGGCACCCCCGAGACCCCGCACGCCACCCTCGCGCCGACCCCGCGCGGCGGCGTGCTGGGCTCCCTGCACGACTCCCTGGTCGTCGCCAAGCGCAACCTGCTGCGGATGATGCGCATCCCCGAGGTCGTGATCTTCGGCCTGTTCCAGCCGATCATGTTCGTGGTGCTGTTCAGCTACGTCTTCGGCGGCTCGGTCGCCGTCGGCGGGTCGTCCAACGCCTCCGACTACCGCAACTTCCTGATGGCGGGCATCTTCGCGCAGACCGTCACCTTCGCCACCGCGGGCGCCGGCGCGGGCATCGCCGACGACATGCACAAGGGCCTGATCGACCGGTTCCGCTCGCTGCCGATGTCGCGCGGCGCGGTGCTCACCGGCCGTACCCTCGCCGACCTGGTGCAGACGGCGCTGACCGTGGTCGTCCTCGCCTGCGTCGGACTGCTGGTCGGCTGGCGCATCCACAACGGCGTGCCGAAGATGTTCGGGGCGTTCGCGCTCCTGCTGCTGCTCGGCTACGCCTTCTCCTGGATCGGCGCGCTGATCGGCCTGTCGGTGCGCACCCCCGAGGCGGCCACCTCCGGCGGCCTGGTCTGGCTCTTCCCGGTCACCTTCGTGTCCAACGCGTTCGTCTCCCCGGAGAACATGACGCCGTGGCTGCGGCACATCGCCGAGTGGAACCCGTTCAGCGCCACCGTCCAGGCGAGCCGCACGCTCTTCGGCAACCCGGGCGTGGTCAAGTCCTCGGCCTGGCCGATGGAGCACCCGGTGTGGGCCTCGCTGGCCTGGTCGGTGGTCATCGTGGCGATCTTCCGCACCCTCGCGGTGCGCAAGTACCGCTCCGCGGCCTCCTAG
- a CDS encoding MarR family winged helix-turn-helix transcriptional regulator — protein MSNPPETSTELLESLQHQVALFARRAEQTRLGGVGRARNSMDRAAYLLLNRLDHEGPMGVKALAEAMGIDSSTVTRQVAPLVDTGLVKRTSHPEDGRAVVLALSPRGRGRLGEVRDSRRELMAKVTEDWSPRERELFTELLGRFNIALADWHSGFGQRGEPDRGEDIVGR, from the coding sequence ATGTCCAACCCTCCGGAGACCTCGACCGAACTCCTTGAGAGCCTCCAGCACCAGGTCGCCCTCTTCGCCCGCCGCGCCGAGCAGACCCGGCTCGGCGGTGTCGGCAGGGCCCGCAACTCCATGGACCGCGCCGCCTACCTCCTGCTCAACCGGCTCGACCACGAGGGCCCGATGGGCGTCAAGGCACTCGCCGAGGCGATGGGCATCGACTCCTCCACGGTCACCCGCCAGGTCGCGCCGCTGGTGGACACCGGCCTGGTCAAGCGCACCTCCCACCCCGAGGACGGACGTGCGGTCGTCCTCGCGCTGTCCCCGCGCGGCCGCGGCCGGCTGGGCGAAGTACGCGACTCCCGGCGGGAGTTGATGGCCAAGGTGACCGAGGACTGGTCGCCGCGGGAACGGGAGCTGTTCACCGAGCTGCTGGGCCGCTTCAACATCGCGCTGGCCGACTGGCACTCCGGGTTCGGGCAGCGCGGCGAGCCGGACCGCGGCGAGGACATCGTCGGCCGCTGA
- the greA gene encoding transcription elongation factor GreA, translating into MTQTSDNVTWLTQAAYDQLKAELEHLSGPARAEIVAKIEEARQEGDLKENAGYHAAREDQGKLELRIRQLNQILETAKVGEAPADDGVVAPGMVVTIAFDGDPDDTLTFLLGSREGVGSDLDTYSPQSPLGRGVAGKRKGEDATYELPNGKTAAVKVLDVKPYQG; encoded by the coding sequence GTGACCCAGACCAGCGACAACGTCACCTGGCTCACCCAGGCGGCGTACGACCAGCTCAAGGCCGAGCTGGAGCATCTGTCTGGTCCGGCCCGCGCCGAGATCGTCGCCAAGATCGAGGAAGCCCGTCAGGAAGGCGATCTCAAGGAGAACGCCGGCTACCACGCGGCGCGTGAGGACCAGGGCAAGCTGGAGCTGCGCATCCGGCAGCTCAACCAGATCCTGGAGACCGCGAAGGTCGGCGAGGCGCCGGCCGACGACGGCGTGGTGGCTCCCGGCATGGTGGTGACCATCGCGTTCGACGGCGACCCGGACGACACGCTGACCTTCCTGCTCGGCTCGCGCGAGGGGGTCGGCAGCGACCTCGACACGTACTCGCCGCAGTCGCCGCTCGGCCGGGGTGTGGCCGGCAAGCGCAAGGGCGAGGACGCCACGTACGAGCTGCCGAACGGCAAGACGGCGGCGGTGAAGGTCCTCGACGTGAAGCCGTACCAGGGCTGA